Proteins encoded together in one Deinococcus multiflagellatus window:
- a CDS encoding zinc metalloprotease, with translation MRKVFLATAVLSTALLAACNPAPAPTPTPGTQTDFGRLQTLKPGQEDTVRTKLKVNIVFVGYRQTSPGGVATARQISTQDFSQTLPKTYDAVNRIPSSYGRIEKTGNTFDFDYNYVFADQAFEDDFFKYLTSKEAGGVERPLTVQQRSYNCQTDPNVEDPTCAAPAGNINRPITGNFEIDALKTENWLADNVSRVGAKPGEYTIYFVNWFDRPDFKFHSYTRADAADTDTGAKFGARGSRRLIAWGGSTRQGAAAQRVWFYDLSANPDPWTRAFDITNPDTDGDGAPDYRMPPIWEYGTRKASIGFGRKVSPDLALVARYTAINLLFTPSPIYRAALTPPQLPEEILLDMHVEQGTGAAAPSTVLKPQLLQDRVSVLQPFTKFSNAVKETPLDGKLADVYKCFFPVSADDICSPNYADFSGEALFQYGVRELREAYKTTPAKQYRLPIYLFNDNANSQAGLLGIAYDDGETGTQSFVYSFLTPDLVGAGYGFTDTTVHETGHHLSLSHPHDGYDSEQNLSYGPSGDFFFVNTGDQSATIMSYNDLSRTFGQFNLDSQYRYLTAAYLNNTNAILELTRRAGKVSGVSSAAVNADSLFTQAKAKYDALDYLGAAQLAHQGYRAVLGAAQTAGVSVQGYKWYENLNGLQTQSAAAKPRVSKTFQAQQGLVIFPEETAMQRKLRLEK, from the coding sequence ATGCGCAAAGTTTTCCTGGCCACCGCCGTGCTGAGTACCGCCCTGCTCGCCGCGTGTAACCCGGCCCCCGCCCCTACCCCCACCCCCGGCACCCAGACCGACTTCGGCCGCCTGCAGACCCTGAAGCCCGGCCAGGAAGACACCGTACGCACCAAGCTGAAGGTCAACATCGTGTTCGTGGGCTACCGCCAGACCTCGCCCGGCGGCGTGGCCACGGCCCGCCAGATCAGCACCCAGGATTTTAGCCAGACGCTGCCCAAGACCTACGACGCGGTCAACCGCATCCCCAGCTCTTACGGCCGCATTGAGAAGACCGGCAACACCTTTGATTTCGATTACAACTACGTGTTCGCTGATCAGGCCTTTGAAGATGACTTCTTCAAGTACCTGACAAGCAAAGAGGCCGGAGGCGTGGAAAGGCCCCTGACGGTCCAGCAGCGCAGCTACAACTGCCAGACTGACCCCAACGTTGAAGACCCCACCTGCGCGGCCCCGGCGGGCAACATCAACCGCCCCATCACCGGCAACTTCGAGATTGATGCGCTGAAAACCGAAAACTGGCTGGCCGACAACGTGAGCCGCGTGGGCGCCAAGCCCGGCGAATACACCATCTACTTCGTGAACTGGTTTGACCGCCCGGACTTCAAGTTCCACAGCTACACCCGCGCCGACGCCGCCGACACCGACACTGGCGCGAAGTTCGGTGCCCGCGGCAGCCGCCGCCTGATCGCCTGGGGCGGCAGCACCCGTCAGGGGGCCGCGGCGCAGCGCGTGTGGTTCTACGACCTGTCGGCCAACCCCGATCCCTGGACCCGCGCCTTTGACATCACCAACCCCGATACCGACGGTGACGGCGCGCCGGACTACCGCATGCCCCCCATCTGGGAATACGGCACCCGCAAGGCCAGCATTGGCTTCGGGCGCAAGGTCAGCCCGGACCTCGCGCTGGTGGCGCGCTACACCGCGATCAACCTGCTGTTCACCCCCAGCCCCATCTACCGCGCGGCCCTGACGCCCCCGCAACTGCCCGAAGAAATCCTGCTGGACATGCACGTGGAGCAGGGCACTGGCGCGGCCGCACCCAGCACGGTGCTCAAGCCGCAGCTGCTGCAAGACCGCGTCTCGGTGCTGCAGCCGTTTACCAAGTTCAGCAACGCAGTCAAAGAGACGCCCCTGGACGGCAAGCTTGCTGACGTCTACAAGTGCTTCTTCCCGGTGTCGGCCGACGACATCTGCTCGCCCAACTACGCCGACTTCAGCGGCGAGGCGCTCTTCCAGTACGGCGTGCGAGAGCTGCGCGAGGCCTACAAGACCACGCCCGCCAAGCAGTACCGCCTGCCCATCTACCTGTTCAACGACAACGCGAACAGCCAGGCTGGCCTGCTGGGCATCGCCTACGACGACGGTGAAACCGGCACCCAGAGCTTTGTGTACTCGTTCCTGACCCCGGATCTGGTGGGCGCGGGCTACGGCTTTACCGACACCACGGTGCACGAAACCGGCCACCACCTCAGCCTGTCGCACCCGCACGACGGCTACGACAGCGAGCAGAACCTCTCCTACGGGCCCAGCGGCGACTTCTTCTTTGTGAACACCGGCGACCAGAGCGCCACGATCATGTCGTACAACGACCTGTCGCGCACCTTCGGGCAGTTCAACCTCGACAGCCAGTACCGCTACCTGACGGCCGCGTACCTGAACAACACCAACGCCATTCTGGAACTGACCCGCCGCGCCGGGAAGGTCAGCGGCGTGAGCTCGGCCGCCGTGAACGCCGACAGCCTGTTTACCCAGGCCAAGGCCAAGTACGACGCGCTGGATTACCTGGGCGCCGCCCAGCTGGCCCACCAGGGCTACCGCGCAGTCCTGGGTGCGGCCCAGACGGCCGGCGTGAGCGTGCAGGGCTACAAGTGGTACGAGAACCTCAACGGCCTGCAAACCCAGAGCGCCGCCGCCAAGCCGCGCGTGAGCAAGACCTTCCAGGCCCAGCAGGGACTGGTGATCTTCCCCGAAGAAACCGCGATGCAGCGCAAACTGCGCCTGGAGAAGTAA
- a CDS encoding O-acetylhomoserine aminocarboxypropyltransferase/cysteine synthase family protein, whose protein sequence is MAHRFETLQVHAGQKPDPTTGAQQVPIYPTNSYVFPSPEHAADLFGLRAFGNIYSRIQNPTNAVFEERLAALEGGVGALAVASGHAAQFLAITNLAQAGDNIVSTPNLYGGTVNQFRVTLKRLGIEVRFTSREERPEEFAALIDERTRAVYLETIGNPALNVPDFEAIAAAAHAQGVAVVVDNTFGAGGYFCQPLKHGANVVLHSASKWIGGHGNGIGGVIVDGGNFDWGNGRYPLFTEPSPSYHGLNFWETFGEGNALGLPNVAFVIRARTEGLRDLGPTLAPQQAWQFLQGLETLSLRAERHAQNAQALAGWLAAHPDVARVTYPGLSNHPHYDRAQHYLPRGAGAVLTFELRGGRAAGEAFIRSVALAQHVANVGDTRTLVIHPASTTHSQLDEAAQHAAGVTPGLVRVSVGIEHIDDIREDFAQALAAALVEGDALEAAPGEEA, encoded by the coding sequence ATGGCGCACCGATTCGAAACGTTGCAGGTTCACGCGGGCCAGAAACCCGACCCCACCACGGGCGCGCAGCAGGTGCCTATTTACCCCACCAACAGCTACGTGTTTCCTTCCCCGGAGCACGCCGCCGACCTGTTCGGCCTGCGGGCCTTTGGCAACATTTACAGCCGCATCCAGAACCCCACCAACGCGGTCTTTGAAGAGCGGCTCGCGGCGCTTGAAGGCGGGGTGGGCGCCCTGGCGGTGGCCAGCGGGCACGCCGCGCAGTTTCTGGCGATCACCAATCTGGCCCAGGCGGGGGACAACATCGTCTCCACGCCCAACCTGTACGGCGGCACCGTTAACCAGTTCCGCGTGACCCTGAAACGGCTGGGCATCGAGGTGCGCTTTACCAGCCGTGAGGAGCGCCCGGAAGAGTTCGCCGCCCTGATCGACGAGCGCACCCGCGCGGTGTACCTGGAAACCATCGGCAACCCCGCGCTGAACGTGCCCGATTTCGAGGCCATTGCCGCCGCCGCCCACGCGCAGGGCGTGGCGGTGGTCGTGGACAACACCTTTGGCGCCGGCGGTTACTTCTGCCAGCCGCTGAAGCACGGCGCGAACGTGGTGCTTCACTCGGCCAGCAAGTGGATTGGTGGGCACGGCAACGGCATCGGCGGCGTGATCGTGGACGGCGGCAACTTCGACTGGGGCAATGGCCGCTATCCCCTTTTCACCGAGCCAAGCCCCAGCTACCACGGCCTGAACTTCTGGGAAACCTTTGGCGAGGGCAACGCGCTGGGGCTGCCCAACGTGGCCTTTGTGATCCGCGCCCGCACCGAGGGCCTGCGTGACCTGGGGCCCACCCTGGCCCCGCAGCAGGCGTGGCAATTCCTGCAGGGCCTGGAAACCCTGAGCCTGCGCGCCGAGCGCCACGCCCAGAATGCCCAGGCGCTGGCCGGCTGGCTGGCCGCCCACCCCGACGTGGCCCGCGTGACCTACCCCGGCCTGAGCAACCACCCCCACTATGACCGCGCCCAGCACTACCTGCCGCGCGGCGCCGGGGCGGTGCTCACCTTTGAACTGCGCGGCGGGCGCGCGGCCGGCGAGGCATTTATCCGTTCGGTGGCCCTGGCCCAGCATGTGGCGAATGTGGGGGACACCCGCACCCTGGTCATTCACCCGGCCAGCACCACCCACAGCCAGCTGGACGAGGCCGCGCAGCACGCTGCCGGGGTCACGCCGGGGCTGGTGCGCGTGTCGGTGGGCATTGAGCACATTGACGACATCCGCGAGGACTTTGCCCAGGCGCTGGCCGCCGCGCTGGTCGAGGGCGACGCCCTGGAGGCCGCCCCCGGAGAGGAGGCGTGA
- a CDS encoding alpha/beta fold hydrolase, giving the protein MTALPRPSPLIPPPLAPEDSPERCSPAPRRQTARLFRDAPLLLDCGLPVSDVRVAYHTYGEAREEATLVLHALTGTSAVHEWWPDFLGPGRPLDPTRDYIVCANVLGGCAGSSGPGELPTLRGTDAPLTLRDMARAGRALLEHLGVRRVRVVGASMGGMLAYAWLLECPDLVERAVIIGAPARHSPWAIGLNTAARAAIRAAPGGEGLKVARMVAMLSYRSPDSFAQTQSGLRAPGVPAITSYLHHQGEKLQARFCERTYLALTGAMDAFQPTDAELRTIQAPVLVVGIASDQLYPAAEVEAYARQLPRGSYWQLESVHGHDAFLMDPGGLPGQVAAFLGQGAALPSA; this is encoded by the coding sequence GTGACCGCCCTGCCTCGCCCCTCCCCCCTGATCCCCCCGCCCCTGGCCCCGGAGGACAGCCCCGAGCGATGTTCCCCAGCGCCTCGGCGCCAGACCGCGCGCCTGTTCCGGGACGCCCCGCTGCTGCTGGACTGCGGTCTGCCGGTGAGCGACGTGCGCGTGGCCTACCACACCTACGGCGAGGCGCGAGAAGAGGCCACGTTGGTGCTGCACGCCCTGACCGGCACCAGCGCCGTGCATGAGTGGTGGCCGGACTTTCTGGGCCCGGGACGGCCCCTGGACCCCACGCGCGACTACATCGTCTGCGCCAACGTGCTGGGCGGCTGCGCGGGCAGCAGCGGCCCCGGTGAACTGCCCACCCTGCGCGGGACCGACGCGCCGCTGACCCTGCGCGACATGGCGCGGGCCGGACGGGCCCTGCTGGAACACCTGGGCGTGCGCCGGGTGCGGGTGGTGGGGGCCAGCATGGGCGGCATGCTGGCCTACGCGTGGCTGCTCGAATGCCCTGATCTGGTGGAGCGCGCGGTCATCATCGGCGCGCCCGCGCGGCACTCGCCCTGGGCCATTGGCCTGAACACGGCCGCGCGCGCGGCCATCCGCGCCGCGCCCGGCGGCGAGGGCCTGAAGGTGGCGCGCATGGTGGCCATGCTCTCCTACCGCAGCCCGGACAGCTTCGCCCAGACCCAGAGCGGCCTGCGCGCCCCGGGGGTGCCCGCCATCACCTCGTACCTGCACCACCAGGGCGAGAAGTTACAGGCCCGTTTCTGCGAGCGCACGTATCTGGCCCTCACCGGGGCGATGGACGCCTTTCAGCCCACGGACGCCGAACTGCGCACCATCCAGGCGCCGGTGCTGGTGGTGGGGATTGCCAGCGACCAGTTGTATCCGGCGGCCGAAGTCGAGGCCTACGCCCGGCAACTGCCACGCGGCAGCTACTGGCAGCTGGAGAGCGTACACGGCCACGACGCCTTTCTGATGGACCCCGGCGGCCTGCCGGGGCAGGTGGCGGCGTTTCTGGGGCAGGGGGCGGCCCTGCCCTCGGCCTGA
- a CDS encoding glycosyltransferase family 2 protein, which produces MLIAIDLIGLLLFTLYATQQLLSAVQRRLRPPEREDGVRLTFLIPALNEAQVIGATLANLRATVPGARLVVIDDASDDDTADIVARVAARDPLVTLLRRQPPEARQNKGRAMNWAVRRLVQGGFFPQAQDEVIVVLDADGRVGPDFPRQVRGAFADPRVMAAQGWMRFRQTGAPAGLRGTLGRTLLLQQDIEAFITGHIQRYRHRGGTASLTGNGQCMRVSYVADQLARGVDPWPEVLLEDFASAVGIRLHDPSHRVAALTAHVSQQGLIEVPGFIRQRVRWTQGAMECLAYLPRLWRRPGPLLTRLDFSYFILGPWLNALLILSIASQGLRRVFGWEGLPLSPAAGLVLSVLPLLFQLNWAARYCLERRLPWTMVPVILLGLPVYSFVLLTSLPLAYFNHFTGRRGWYKSVRHDDSEPEAPEDTAQAAYAAQDPDLSFR; this is translated from the coding sequence GTGCTGATCGCCATTGACCTCATTGGCCTGCTCCTGTTTACCCTGTACGCGACCCAGCAACTGCTGAGCGCGGTGCAGCGTCGCCTGCGGCCACCAGAGCGCGAGGACGGCGTGCGCCTGACCTTCTTGATTCCGGCGCTGAATGAAGCGCAGGTGATCGGCGCGACGTTGGCCAACCTGCGCGCCACCGTCCCCGGCGCCCGGCTGGTGGTCATTGACGACGCCAGCGACGACGACACGGCCGACATTGTGGCCCGGGTGGCGGCGCGCGACCCCCTGGTGACCCTGCTGCGCCGCCAGCCCCCTGAAGCGCGCCAGAACAAGGGCCGCGCCATGAACTGGGCGGTGCGCCGTCTGGTCCAGGGGGGCTTTTTCCCGCAGGCGCAGGATGAGGTCATCGTGGTGCTGGACGCCGACGGCCGGGTGGGCCCCGACTTTCCCCGGCAGGTGCGCGGCGCCTTTGCCGATCCCCGGGTGATGGCCGCTCAGGGCTGGATGCGTTTTCGCCAGACGGGCGCCCCGGCGGGCCTGCGCGGCACGCTGGGGCGCACCCTGCTGCTCCAGCAGGACATTGAAGCGTTTATTACCGGCCACATCCAGCGCTACCGGCACCGGGGCGGCACCGCCTCGCTGACCGGCAACGGCCAGTGCATGCGCGTGAGCTACGTGGCCGACCAGCTGGCCCGGGGCGTGGACCCCTGGCCCGAAGTGCTGCTGGAAGACTTTGCCAGCGCCGTGGGAATCCGCCTGCATGACCCCTCGCACCGCGTGGCGGCCCTGACCGCGCATGTCAGCCAGCAGGGCCTGATTGAGGTGCCCGGGTTTATCCGCCAGCGGGTGCGCTGGACGCAGGGGGCCATGGAATGCCTCGCCTACCTGCCCCGGCTGTGGCGCCGCCCCGGGCCGCTGCTGACCCGGCTGGACTTCAGCTACTTCATCCTGGGCCCGTGGCTGAACGCCCTGCTGATCCTGAGCATTGCCAGCCAGGGCCTGCGCCGCGTGTTTGGCTGGGAGGGCCTGCCGCTGTCCCCGGCCGCTGGTCTGGTACTGAGCGTGCTGCCACTGCTGTTCCAGCTGAACTGGGCCGCGCGCTACTGCCTGGAGCGCCGCCTGCCCTGGACCATGGTGCCGGTGATTCTGCTGGGCTTGCCGGTGTATTCCTTCGTGCTGCTCACCAGCCTGCCGCTGGCCTACTTCAACCACTTCACCGGGCGCCGGGGCTGGTACAAGAGCGTGCGCCACGACGACAGCGAGCCCGAAGCCCCCGAAGACACGGCCCAGGCAGCTTACGCTGCCCAGGACCCAGACCTGTCCTTCCGCTGA
- a CDS encoding bifunctional 5,10-methylenetetrahydrofolate dehydrogenase/5,10-methenyltetrahydrofolate cyclohydrolase, translated as MPRPDPAAPAPPPHLLAGKALADGVTAGVRAALQAWNFRPHLVSVLASGDPASRVYVDSKARRAERLGVHLSVRDLGPEPAQAALHDTLDELSADPQVQGIMLELPLAPGLDADAALLRLTARKDIEGLSPANLALIAAGRESEALLPPTPRSVRFLLRSALGDDLRGRRVAVIGPGRTVGRPLTFMLNNRGVTVTLCNEHTRDLGTVLAPQDAVVVAVGRAGLLRAEHVQPHHVVIDAGINVQPGGVVGDAQANLPVQAQTPVPGGVGPLTSALMYQNLVRAVKLQRGEPVE; from the coding sequence ATGCCCAGACCTGACCCTGCTGCCCCTGCCCCCCCGCCCCATCTCCTGGCCGGTAAGGCCCTGGCCGACGGGGTCACCGCGGGCGTGCGCGCCGCGCTGCAGGCCTGGAATTTCCGGCCCCATCTGGTGAGCGTGCTGGCGTCCGGCGACCCGGCGTCGCGGGTGTACGTGGACAGCAAGGCCCGCCGGGCCGAGCGCCTCGGCGTGCACCTGAGTGTGCGCGACCTGGGCCCTGAGCCTGCCCAGGCCGCGCTGCACGACACGCTCGATGAGCTGTCGGCCGACCCCCAGGTGCAGGGCATCATGCTGGAATTGCCCCTGGCCCCGGGCCTGGACGCCGACGCCGCCCTGCTGCGCCTGACCGCCCGCAAGGACATTGAGGGCCTGAGCCCGGCCAACCTCGCCCTGATTGCCGCCGGGCGCGAGAGCGAGGCGCTGCTGCCCCCCACGCCGCGCTCGGTGCGCTTTCTGCTGCGCTCGGCCCTGGGCGACGATCTGCGGGGGCGCCGGGTGGCGGTGATTGGCCCGGGGCGCACCGTGGGCCGGCCCCTGACCTTCATGCTGAACAACCGGGGCGTGACGGTGACGCTGTGCAACGAACATACGCGCGATCTGGGCACCGTGCTGGCCCCCCAGGACGCCGTGGTGGTGGCCGTGGGCCGCGCGGGGCTGCTGCGCGCCGAGCACGTACAGCCGCACCATGTGGTGATTGACGCGGGCATCAACGTGCAGCCTGGCGGCGTGGTGGGTGACGCCCAGGCCAATCTGCCCGTGCAGGCCCAGACACCCGTGCCCGGCGGCGTGGGCCCCCTGACCAGCGCCCTGATGTACCAGAATCTGGTGCGCGCCGTAAAGCTGCAGCGCGGCGAGCCGGTGGAATAG
- a CDS encoding TetR/AcrR family transcriptional regulator — MSSTSTRPARARSAEEKHQRRYDILRAAERLWTAASYAELSMNQVAREAGLAKGTLYLYFDTKEELFLALLGEHLHRWIGATAELFTERRPRSPEQVAAVLLHHAEHLTPLRRLLVLLGTVLERNVRPELALEFRRDLDLQLRRLVAHMPYDPDTAMRVLRHLYAMTIGWQQLSESLPGSDPVTAQPRGPQDSGLYSEFELALRAILHQLTPSEPLAATAS; from the coding sequence ATGTCAAGCACTTCAACCCGCCCCGCCCGCGCCCGCAGCGCCGAAGAAAAACACCAGCGCCGCTACGATATCCTGCGCGCCGCCGAACGGCTGTGGACCGCCGCCAGCTACGCCGAACTCAGCATGAACCAGGTGGCGCGCGAGGCTGGTCTGGCCAAGGGCACCCTGTACCTGTATTTCGACACCAAAGAAGAGCTGTTTCTGGCGCTGCTGGGCGAGCACCTGCACCGCTGGATCGGCGCCACCGCCGAACTGTTTACCGAGCGCCGCCCGCGCAGCCCCGAACAGGTCGCGGCCGTGCTGCTGCACCACGCCGAGCACCTGACCCCGCTGCGCCGGTTGCTGGTGCTGCTGGGCACCGTGCTGGAGCGCAACGTGCGCCCCGAACTGGCCCTGGAATTCCGCCGCGACCTGGACCTGCAGCTGCGCCGGCTGGTGGCCCACATGCCCTACGACCCAGACACCGCCATGCGCGTGCTGCGCCACCTGTACGCCATGACCATCGGCTGGCAGCAGCTCAGCGAGTCGCTGCCCGGCAGCGATCCCGTGACCGCCCAGCCGCGCGGGCCCCAGGACAGCGGCCTGTACAGCGAATTTGAGCTGGCCCTGCGCGCCATCTTGCACCAGCTGACCCCCAGCGAGCCCCTGGCCGCCACCGCCAGCTAA
- the proB gene encoding glutamate 5-kinase: MRVVLKLGTSVLTAGTDRLHRPRLVDLMRGLAAVRLAGHEAVLVTSGAVLAGWEALNFPPRTRTLAEKQLLAAVGQGRLMHLYAQLADLYGLNVAQVLLTADDFRSRTRYLNARTTLTGCLARGVLPIINENDAVALEQLKVGDNDTLSAFVANLVEADLLVILTDAPGLYTADPRLDPHATLIPVVERVTPEVWALAGGAGSHRGTGGMHTKIQAAEIATRAGTPVVIAPGDAPDALARIVAGEALGTRFQAHGSRLEARGRWILAEVAAGSLHLDAGAAQAVRERGASLLPAGITAVEGRFERGHTVRLLGPDGADLARGLARYASGDLSRLAGRHSRDIEAVLGYSHGPEAVHRDDLVRL, translated from the coding sequence GTGCGTGTTGTTCTGAAACTGGGCACGAGTGTGCTGACGGCCGGCACTGACCGCCTGCACCGCCCCCGACTGGTGGACCTGATGCGGGGGCTGGCCGCCGTGCGGCTGGCCGGGCACGAGGCGGTGCTGGTCACCAGCGGCGCGGTGCTGGCTGGCTGGGAGGCGCTGAACTTTCCCCCCAGAACCCGCACCCTGGCCGAAAAGCAGCTGCTGGCCGCTGTGGGCCAGGGCCGCCTGATGCACCTGTACGCGCAACTGGCCGATCTGTACGGCCTGAACGTGGCCCAGGTGCTGCTGACCGCCGACGATTTTCGCAGCCGCACCCGGTACCTGAACGCCCGCACCACCCTGACCGGCTGTCTGGCGCGCGGGGTGCTGCCCATCATCAACGAGAACGACGCCGTGGCCCTGGAACAGCTGAAGGTGGGCGACAACGACACCCTGTCGGCCTTTGTGGCCAACCTCGTGGAGGCCGACCTGCTGGTGATCCTGACCGACGCCCCGGGCCTGTACACCGCCGATCCCCGCCTGGACCCGCACGCCACCCTGATTCCGGTGGTGGAGCGGGTGACGCCGGAGGTCTGGGCGCTGGCGGGCGGCGCGGGTTCGCACCGGGGCACCGGCGGCATGCACACCAAGATTCAGGCCGCCGAGATTGCCACCCGCGCCGGCACCCCGGTGGTGATTGCGCCCGGCGACGCCCCCGACGCCCTGGCGCGCATCGTGGCGGGCGAGGCGCTGGGCACCCGCTTTCAGGCGCACGGCTCGCGCCTGGAGGCCCGGGGCCGCTGGATTCTGGCCGAGGTGGCCGCCGGCAGTCTGCACTTGGATGCCGGCGCCGCGCAGGCCGTGCGCGAGCGGGGCGCGAGCCTGCTACCCGCCGGCATCACGGCGGTGGAGGGCCGCTTTGAGCGCGGCCACACCGTGCGCCTGCTGGGCCCGGACGGTGCCGATCTGGCCCGGGGGCTGGCCCGCTACGCCTCGGGGGACCTGAGCCGGCTTGCGGGGCGGCACTCGCGCGATATCGAGGCGGTGCTGGGCTACTCCCACGGCCCCGAAGCGGTGCACCGCGACGATCTGGTGCGGCTGTAG
- a CDS encoding glucodextranase DOMON-like domain-containing protein → MLALLASTITLSDPAGDARGDGGYVLPTRPAFTPDMLDLRAFSAQPQGEGMRFTVSFTAMGNPWNAPSGSSAGVTDIFVKGSLGGQQLLADTGLRVRGQGGWAYHLRVSGGGASLVRADSQGALTRLPTPQVQVSGTSLIIDAAVPAGTYGYWVTESVYTPFSATGVLRPVTQSGPTLLQAGRADAPTPVDVLAPAGDTQVYSALTLAPVGETRDWVSLTLIALGVGGLLLTVVATVIVWRRLAGRP, encoded by the coding sequence GTGCTGGCCCTGCTCGCCTCGACCATAACCCTGTCCGACCCTGCTGGCGACGCGCGCGGCGACGGCGGATATGTGCTGCCCACCCGCCCCGCCTTCACCCCGGACATGCTGGACCTGCGCGCCTTTTCGGCCCAGCCGCAGGGCGAGGGCATGCGCTTTACCGTCAGCTTCACGGCTATGGGCAATCCGTGGAATGCGCCCTCCGGCTCCAGCGCGGGCGTGACCGATATTTTCGTCAAAGGTTCGCTGGGGGGCCAGCAGCTGCTGGCCGATACAGGCTTGCGGGTGCGCGGCCAGGGCGGGTGGGCCTACCACCTGCGCGTGTCGGGGGGCGGGGCCTCGCTGGTGCGGGCCGACAGCCAGGGCGCGCTGACCCGCCTGCCCACGCCGCAGGTGCAGGTGTCTGGCACCAGCCTGATCATTGACGCGGCGGTGCCGGCCGGCACCTACGGCTACTGGGTGACCGAGAGCGTCTACACGCCATTTTCGGCCACAGGGGTGCTGCGCCCGGTGACCCAGAGCGGCCCCACGCTGCTGCAGGCCGGGCGCGCCGACGCCCCCACCCCGGTGGACGTGCTGGCCCCCGCCGGGGACACGCAGGTGTACAGCGCCCTGACCCTGGCCCCGGTGGGCGAAACGCGCGACTGGGTGAGCCTGACCCTGATTGCCCTGGGGGTGGGCGGCCTGCTGCTGACGGTGGTCGCCACCGTGATCGTGTGGCGCCGGCTGGCCGGGCGGCCGTGA
- a CDS encoding DMT family transporter: MTRPALGAPLLILAAAVLWGLLGILGKQAQSGGLGPLEVAFWRAALAGGLFAAHAALTRARWPRGRDLLVTAAFGVVGVAVFYGAYQLAVQAGGASLASVLLYTAPAFVALLGWGLLRERLGLREGLAIAGTLGGIALISLGGGQGITVSGPALGWGLTAGFTYSLYYLYGKAFFTRYDPAALLAVALPVGALALLPFVTFTAKTPPVWGSLGAIAVLSTYLAYLAYSAGLRRLSATRASVIASLEPVVAAALAAALFNERLAALALLGAALVIGAALLLSFSPEEAHPQAE, from the coding sequence GTGACCCGCCCCGCCCTGGGCGCGCCGCTGCTGATTCTGGCGGCGGCGGTGCTGTGGGGGCTGCTGGGCATTCTGGGCAAGCAGGCGCAGTCGGGCGGCCTGGGGCCGCTGGAGGTGGCCTTCTGGCGCGCCGCGCTGGCCGGGGGGCTGTTTGCGGCGCACGCGGCCCTCACGCGCGCCCGCTGGCCGCGTGGGCGCGACCTGCTGGTGACGGCGGCCTTTGGGGTGGTGGGGGTGGCGGTTTTTTACGGCGCCTACCAGCTGGCGGTGCAGGCCGGGGGCGCCAGCCTCGCCAGTGTGCTGCTGTACACCGCGCCCGCCTTCGTGGCGCTGCTGGGCTGGGGGCTGCTGCGCGAGCGCCTGGGCCTGCGCGAAGGGCTGGCGATTGCGGGCACCCTGGGCGGCATTGCCCTGATCAGCCTGGGCGGCGGCCAGGGGATCACGGTGAGCGGGCCGGCGCTGGGCTGGGGCTTGACCGCAGGATTCACCTATAGCCTGTATTACCTGTACGGCAAGGCGTTTTTTACCCGCTACGACCCGGCGGCGCTGCTGGCGGTGGCCCTGCCGGTGGGCGCGCTGGCCCTGCTGCCCTTCGTGACCTTTACGGCCAAGACGCCGCCGGTGTGGGGCAGCCTGGGGGCCATCGCCGTGCTCTCCACCTATCTGGCGTATCTGGCCTACAGCGCGGGCCTGCGGCGCCTGAGCGCCACCCGCGCCAGCGTGATTGCCAGCCTGGAACCGGTGGTGGCTGCCGCCCTGGCCGCCGCCCTATTTAACGAGCGGCTGGCCGCCCTGGCCCTGCTGGGCGCCGCCCTGGTTATCGGCGCCGCGCTGCTCCTGAGCTTCAGCCCCGAAGAAGCCCACCCGCAGGCCGAGTAG